One genomic segment of Mytilus trossulus isolate FHL-02 chromosome 4, PNRI_Mtr1.1.1.hap1, whole genome shotgun sequence includes these proteins:
- the LOC134714481 gene encoding neuronal acetylcholine receptor subunit alpha-10-like, with amino-acid sequence MDVKYYHLKSIICILALSLIDCSSISKNISNTIFEGYDSGLRPVCANVPLVNMTMGIAVRQVIGLDEPNQIVRLNLWMRLKWNDCFLTWNPNDYGGLDNIIVPIKRVWVPDLTLYDSTATEFSGIKEYRAHIFSDGSVYYNFPTVLEALCPIEVLNFPFDTQICALVFGSWNHHGLEIDFYPKDNPGDLSTLKSNVEWLVPKVAAKRHSIKYTCCPAPYPDVTFYVYLERKPGYYIINILIPSVMITVLAILGYFLPVDSGEKVSLVITVMLAMSVFQLLVADKLPPSAESTPWIMFFFNFILGLSAVSTILQVLVINLYYRGEREIPTSLKDYVIKPLCFITCVPIPGEDPPSYCRRKIQCSDFTKPQESTNTVMWQSFSIAVDRLGIVLFSFTLVIGIATVFRQMTGSF; translated from the exons ATGGATGTTAAATACTATCATTTGAAGAGTATCATCTGTATTTTGGCACTTTCATTAATTG ATTGTTCCAGTATTTCAAAGAATATATCTAACACCATCTTTGAAGGTTATGATAGTGGACTACGACCAGTATGTGCAAATGTTCCACTTGTAAATATGACAATGGGTATAGCCGTACGTCAGGTTATTGGTTTG GATGAGCCAAATCAAATTGTACGGTTAAATCTATGGATGAGATTG AAATGGAATGACTGCTTTCTGACTTGGAATCCTAACGATTATGGTGGATTAGACAACATCATTGTTCCAATCAAGAGAGTCTGGGTACCAGATCTTACATTATATGACAG CACGGCAACAGAATTCAGCGGTATTAAAGAGTATAGGGCTCACATCTTTTCAGATGGATCAGTTTATTATAACTTCCCAACTGTACTAGAAGCTCTGTGTCCAATCGAAGTCTTGAACTTTCCCTTCGATACTCAAATATGTGCATTAGTATTTGGCTCCTGGAATCATCATGGCCTAGAAATAGACTTTTACCCGAAAGACAACCCTGGAGATCTATCAACTCTGAAATCTAATGTTGAATGGTTAGTTCCAAAGGTAGCAGCAAAACGACACAGTATAAAATATACTTGTTGCCCGGCGCCTTATCCAGATGTCACTTTTTACGTTTATTTGGAGCGGAAACCTGGTTACTATATCATCAACATATTGATACCGTCAGTGATGATAACAGTCTTAGCTATATTAGGATACTTTCTCCCGGTTGATTCTGGGGAAAAAGTTTCACTAGTAATCACAGTGATGCTAGCAATGTCGGTTTTCCAGCTGTTAGTCGCAGACAAACTTCCACCATCAGCTGAATCAACGCCTTGGATAA tgtttttcttcaatttcatCCTTGGTTTATCAGCGGTATCTACCATACTACAAGTGCTTGTTATAAACTTGTATTACCGCGGTGAAAGGGAGATACCAACTTCCTTGAAGGATTACGTCATCAAACCTCTTTGCTTTATCACATGTGTTCCGATACCTGGAGAAGATCCACCGTCTTATTGTAGAAGAAAG atacaaTGTTCCGATTTTACAAAGCCACAGGAATCAACGAATACGGTGATGTGGCAAAGTTTTTCCATTGCAGTAGATCGGCTTggcattgttttgttttcatttactcTTGTCATTGGAATTGCTACAGTATTTAGACAAATGACAGGGAGTTTCTAG